The nucleotide window CCATATCATCATCCATTTTAGGAGCTaagaaaaatttaatgaatCCAACTTTTAAAGCATCGGAATCTGGTGATGtatcttttatttcatatttaaaTTCAATTGGTCGACTGTCACTTAAGCCTAGGATAACTACATCAGATAGGATAGAAGATTTGGAAAATAAGTTTAAGTATTTTATAGCAAAAGattgtttaattttttttttggatttAATTGTAACACCAACGTCATCTTCACTTGTTGATTCTCTTGGTTTTAATGCAACTTCTGCATCTCCTACTAAACCCTTTGTCGTAAATTTAATGCTATTTGAATCTATTTCAATAAATACAGTATCTGAAAACTCTGATAAGTTCCTAAAAATGTTAGTTAGCTCTTTACTGCTTAATTCGACTTCTGCATCAAATCCTTCATCACAGTCTGGAATGTTTAATGAATCAAGTTCAATGGacattaattttaatgaaaaGTTAGTTACTTTatcttctttattattttcaaatacaAAATTAAGATTGTCTTCATCATCTTTACTGGAAATAACTACAGATTCGTTAATACCACACAATTTGAAAACTTTATTTAGTGAAGCGATATTGACACCTAAAACTCTCTCACGATCACATCTGTAGTGAGAAAAGCCAGAATCCACTAAATGCAAACTAACTAAAGATACATGATTTCCATCTAATGCTTGTAATTTTAATCCATTTTCATCAGCATCAATATTTGCATCATTCACTAAATCCTTGATGCATTCGAAtagtttttttaaaatagatGCGTTATTTAATTTTGCCTCCAACATTTTTGCTTATTGTAGATTTTAATATTGCTATAGCTTTAATATTAAcgataattttattttattaaatgcGTGTATTTAGTGTATATACTTACGAGCGTATATGTATCTATATTAACGATAACACACccttcatatatttatgcttacactgttttatttattgtattattttttaatagtatgttttctcttattttaactggtattatattttatttacttattatttaaatatgatattatattaatttattagggtgtaaaataattttattatgctCCTTTTAATATTgtaataactttttttaaaaaggctagcgtattattataaatgaaTTTATTTAAGTTATGTGATTTTTTtggcataaaaaaaaataaaataaaaagaaagtATATGTGCAAGAATAAAATAGGACTCTAATTATCACATAATCGCCGTGGGAACGAAAAAAAacgattttttaaaattaatttcttggagtattaaaaatgttaatgtgtaactaaatattatatattttttataatgtgAACTTATTTATACCTTTGTATGCTTTACGCACTTCACTATCTATTTACGATTTCACTGAGGGAACATAGTTAcgtgtatatttttaagtccatccaaaaatatattagaacaCCTAATTAAAAttgtgaataaaaaaatgccGTAAAAGAGAAAgaataagagaaaaaaagaagaaaatatatgaaaaaaataacgaCAAAGCAATGtgcttttaataattataattgctttttatttatttttgcgtaaatagtatattaaaatagcctagtgaaatttttatttatagcaTGCATAGATGCTATGTGCACATAATATTTACGAGTAATAGTGTACTTATTTATGCTTATCCCTTTagtgtttatattttttctgttATTTTCTCTTCtcaatgttattattt belongs to Plasmodium yoelii strain 17X genome assembly, chromosome: 11 and includes:
- a CDS encoding proliferating cell nuclear antigen 1, putative encodes the protein MLEAKLNNASILKKLFECIKDLVNDANIDADENGLKLQALDGNHVSLVSLHLVDSGFSHYRCDRERVLGVNIASLNKVFKLCGINESVVISSKDDEDNLNFVFENNKEDKVTNFSLKLMSIELDSLNIPDCDEGFDAEVELSSKELTNIFRNLSEFSDTVFIEIDSNSIKFTTKGLVGDAEVALKPRESTSEDDVGVTIKSKKKIKQSFAIKYLNLFSKSSILSDVVILGLSDSRPIEFKYEIKDTSPDSDALKVGFIKFFLAPKMDDDMDNKD